Below is a genomic region from Neorhizobium galegae.
GATTCGCGGCGCGAAACGCTGAGCCTCACCAAGCTCCAGCTTGATGCCGGCGCGGCGTCTCGCCTCGATGTCGTCCAGTCGGAAGGCTTGGTCAATTCGACGATCGCAGAAATTCCGGGCCTGGAGACGAGTTTCCGCGGCGCGGCGCACCGTGTCGCCACGCTTCTCGCCATGCCTGCATCGACGCTCGTTCCTGAACTGCAGAAGGGCGCCCGCCAGCCGGTCGCCCGCTTCAGCACCAAGGCCGGCATCCCGGCGGACCTGATCCGCAACCGTCCGGACATCCGTGCGGCGGAACGCAACCTCGCATCGGCTGTCGCCGAAATCGGCGTTGCCGAGGCCCAGCTCTATCCGGCCATTACGCTCGGAGGCTCCATTTCTCCGAGATACAACGCCATTGCCGGCAGCCTGGATACCCGGGCCCTGACCTGGTCCTTCGGTCCGCAGCTGAGCCTGCCGATCTTCGACGGCGGCCGTCTGCGCGGCAACGTCAAGATCGCCGAATCCAGCGCTCGCGGACAGTATCTCGCCTGGAAGCAGGCGGTTCTGAACGCGGTCGAGGAAGTGGAAAATGCACTGGCCGCTGTCGCTCGCGACAGCCGCACGGTTTCCGCACTTCAGGCAACTGTGAAGTCCTACGAAGAAGCCCTCCAGCTCGGTACCGCCAGCTATCGTGACGGCGCCTCCTCGCTGCTCGACGTTCTCGATGCCCAGCGTGAGGTCTCGACCGCCCAGTCGAACCTCGCTGCCGCCGTGCGTCAGATGGCGCAGGACTACGTCTCGCTCAATGTGGCGATCGGCGGCGGTTACGCCTTCGGCAAGACCGATACCAAGGTCGCGTCTGTGGTCGTCAAGAAGTAGCCTCGGCCTCAGCATAACCGACAATAAAAAACCTCCGGAGCCAGCGCTTCGGAGGTTTTTTTATCACGCCCGGAAAGGCCGGGGACGATCGATTCGACGATCAGTTCTTGGCGCGCTCGACGTAGGAATTGTCTTCGGTGGCGATCACGACGCGGGTGCCGGCATCGACATGCGGCGGAACCGCGGTACGGATGCCGTTCGACAGCATGGCCGGCTTGTAGGACGAGGAAGCAGTCTGGCCCTTGACGACCGGTTCGGTCTCGACGATCTCGAGCGTGACGTGGCGCGGCAGCTGAAGAGCCAGCGCGATGCCTTCGTGCATGGACAGAACGCAGGTCATGCCTTCCTGAAGATAGGCCTTCTGGTCGCCCATCGTGTCCACGTCCACCACGACCTGGTCGTAGTTTTCCGGGTTCATGAAGTGGAAGCCTTCGCCGTCTTCATAGAGGAACTGGTGGTTGACGTCCTCGACGAAGGCGCGCTCGACCTGCTCGGTCGTCCGCCAGCGCTCGGACACCTTCACGCCGTCGACGATGCGGCGCATATTGACCTGCGTGACAGGCGTGCCCTTGCCGGGGTGGAAGTTCTCGGCGGTGAGAACGACATAAAGCTTGCCGTCCACATCGATGACGTTGCCCTTGCGGACGGAAGAGGCGATGACCTTGACCATGGGATTCCTTGTGGTGCGAACCGGCTTGTAACTGCCGAAAATGCGTCGTAGAGGACCGGGCGATAACCGGCCCGAAGGACGGATCGTCTGTTTTCCGGCCGGAACTACTCTAAAACCGCGCAAAGTGGAAGCCTTGCCGGGGAGAACCGGCGAAGAAAGCCGCAAATGAGCTCGTCGCGACCTGCCATATCCCGCTCGCCCTGGTGGACGCCGGCAAACCATGCCGACCGCCGGCCCTTCCTGATGGGCCGCAACGCGGTCCAGACGGCGTTGCGCGACTTCTTCTCCGAGCGCGATTTCATCGAGGTCGATACGGCGACGCTCCAGGTTTCCCCGGGCAACGAGACACATCTGCATGCCTTCGCAACCGAAGCGGTCGCCATCGATGGCGGCAGGGCGCCGCTCTATCTGCACACGTCGCCGGAATTCGCCGCCAAGAAGCTGATGGCCGCCGGCGAGAAGCGTATCTTCACCT
It encodes:
- a CDS encoding efflux transporter outer membrane subunit, with translation MLSIRVVAPLTMLLLSGCVVGPDHKAPEIALPGKFAEAGKTSNGDVSQVAWWTAFNDSRLNGYVNQGIGQNLDILQAMERITSAQANVTVAGAGALPSLDLSAASTTAGTRTDPGSFSRTTVTAGTADASWFLDLFGLYRRSKESALASLDAAYASEDVARLSFLSQIAAAYIDVRYYQERIAIARRNLDSRRETLSLTKLQLDAGAASRLDVVQSEGLVNSTIAEIPGLETSFRGAAHRVATLLAMPASTLVPELQKGARQPVARFSTKAGIPADLIRNRPDIRAAERNLASAVAEIGVAEAQLYPAITLGGSISPRYNAIAGSLDTRALTWSFGPQLSLPIFDGGRLRGNVKIAESSARGQYLAWKQAVLNAVEEVENALAAVARDSRTVSALQATVKSYEEALQLGTASYRDGASSLLDVLDAQREVSTAQSNLAAAVRQMAQDYVSLNVAIGGGYAFGKTDTKVASVVVKK
- the efp gene encoding elongation factor P, coding for MVKVIASSVRKGNVIDVDGKLYVVLTAENFHPGKGTPVTQVNMRRIVDGVKVSERWRTTEQVERAFVEDVNHQFLYEDGEGFHFMNPENYDQVVVDVDTMGDQKAYLQEGMTCVLSMHEGIALALQLPRHVTLEIVETEPVVKGQTASSSYKPAMLSNGIRTAVPPHVDAGTRVVIATEDNSYVERAKN